One window from the genome of Bubalus kerabau isolate K-KA32 ecotype Philippines breed swamp buffalo chromosome 17, PCC_UOA_SB_1v2, whole genome shotgun sequence encodes:
- the TEX101 gene encoding testis-expressed protein 101 — translation MGACHFEGLLLLFLIGAPTLIMAQKLFCQKGTFMGIQEDAANMFNWTSEKVEACDNGTLCQETILLIKTAGTKTAILATKSCSLDGTPAITFIQHTAAPSLAAISYSNYCEDPFCNNREGLYDIWNIQETEEETKGTTGLHCPTCLALGSCLNAPSVACPNDTDRCYQGKLQVSEGNVNSLLEIKGCTSIIGCRLMSGVFKIGPLWVKETCPSMSISTRKIDNRATWLHTSVWKLKLLLMLLLLILGGSASGP, via the exons ATGGGAGCCTGTCACTTTGAGGGTCTGCTGCTCCTCTTTCTTATAGGAGCCCCGACCTTGATCA TGGCACAGAAATTGTTTTGTCAAAAGGGTACATTCATGGGTATCCAGGAGGATGCAGCAAACATGTTCAACTGGACCTCAGAGAAAGTTGAAGCTTGTGACAATGGGACATTGTGCCAGGAAACCATCCTGCTGATCAAAACTG CAGGGACCAAGACAGCGATTTTGGCCACTAAGAGCTGCAGTTTGGATGGGACACCGGCAATAACGTTTATCCAGCACACTGCAGCCCCCAGCCTAGCTGCAATCTCCTACAGTAACTACTGCGAGGATCCCTTTTGCAATAACAGAGAGGGATTATATGATATATGGAATATACAAGAGACTGAAGAAG AAACCAAAGGGACAACAGGCCTCCACTGCCCAACTTGTCTGGCTCTGGGGTCCTGTTTGAATGCTCCTTCTGTTGCCTGCCCCAACGATACAGATCGATGCTATCAGGGGAAACTTCAGGTCTCTGAAG gaaatgtcaactcacttTTGGAGATCAAAGGCTGTACATCGATCATTGGTTGCAGGCTGATGTCTGGGGTCTTCAAAATAGGACCCCTGTGGGTGAAGGAAACTTGCCCGTCCATGTCCATCTCGACCCGAAAGATTGACAATAGGGCCACGTGGCTTCACACTTCAGTTTGGAAGTTAAAGCTACTGCTGATGCTGTTACTGCTTATCCTTGGAGGGAGTGCTTCTGGTCCCTAA